The proteins below come from a single Panulirus ornatus isolate Po-2019 chromosome 50, ASM3632096v1, whole genome shotgun sequence genomic window:
- the LOC139764561 gene encoding putative polypeptide N-acetylgalactosaminyltransferase 10 produces MRLRRNLLWWIKTGSALVIFLLGTYFTVRQALHDAKDSDVKPREVVSQEEVPIPEKNIEVVEPVAQNEIKVARGYKDWNNYAWLEAESRQVGPGEQGQAYYLPDKYRNEKDQLYKVNGFNARASDDIALNRSLQDIRHPKCKEKVYLETLPTASVVVPFHNEHWTTLLRTAVSAINRSPDSLLLEVILVDDASTKGFLKNKLDDYVRKNLPKVRVVHLAKRSGLIRARLAGAKVARGDVLIFLDSHTECTTNWLPPLLEPIAKDYRTCVCPFIDVIDYETFAYRAQDEGARGAFDWELFYKRLPLLEGDKKNMPEPFRSPVMAGGLFAISNKFFWELGGYDPGLDIWGGEQYELSFKIWQCGGTMVDAPCSRIGHIYRKFAPFPNPGVGDFVGRNYRRVAEVWMDEYAEYLYKRRPSYRNIDPGDLTDQKAIRKRLECKPFKWFMKEVAFDLTKVYPPVEPPDFASGKIQSVASSSLCVDTRYKPHGERFGLQECGRGGEQTFHLTWHKDIRPGKRPVCWDVSSGDSQAPVLLYNCHGMGGNQLWRYNPEKQWLVHGGNPRCLDSNPGNKEIFVSTCNPQQETQKWKFERFDAGRLAKWDQAGPEL; encoded by the exons ATGAGGCTCCGACGTAACCTATTATGGTGGATAAAGACTGGGTCAGCATTGGTGATATTCCTCTTGGGGACTTACTTCACAGTGCGCCAAGCCCTGCATGATGCCAAAGACTCAGATGTCAAACCTCGAGAAGTGGTCTCACAAGAAGAAGTACCCATACCTGAGAAGAATATAGAAGTTGTAGAACCAGTAGCACAAA ATGAAATTAAAGTAGCAAGAGGATACAAGGACTGGAATAACTATGCCTGGCTGGAAGCTGAAAGTCGGCAAGTTGGCCCTGGAGAGCAAGGTCAAGCTTACTACCTCCCAGATAAATATCGAAATGAGAAAGACCAACTTTACAAGGTTAATGGGTTTAATGCTCGAGCCTCTGATGACATTGCTTTGAACCGCTCCTTACAAGATATAAGACATCCAAA ATGTAAGGAAAAAGTGTACTTAGAAACTCTTCCAACGGCATCAGTAGTTGTGCCTTTCCATAATGAGCATTGGACGACCCTTTTACGAACAGCTGTATCTGCTATCAACCGTTCACCAGACTCCCTTCTTCTTGAGGTTATTCTTGTTGATGATGCCAGCACAAAAG GGTTTCTCAAGAACAAGCTGGATGACTATGTACGCAAGAACCTCCCTAAAGTAAGAGTTGTCCACCTGGCAAAAAGATCTGGACTCATTCGAGCTCGACTTGCAGGTGCAAAGGTAGCAAGGGGGGATGTCCTTATATTTTTAGATTCTCACACTGAATGCACTACCAACTGGCTACCTCCATTGCTTG AACCCATTGCAAAGGACTATCGGACATGTGTTTGCCCATTCATTGACGTGATTGACTACGAGACATTCGCATATCGAGCTCAAGATGAAGGTGCTCGTGGGGCTTTTGACTGGGAGTTATTCTATAAACGTTTACCATTGTTAGAAGGAGATAAAAAGAACATGCCAGAGCCATTTAG GAGCCCAGTGATGGCGGGTGGTTTGTTTGCCATTAGCAATAAGTTCTTCTGGGAGTTGGGAGGCTATGATCCAGGGCTAGATATATGGGGAGGCGAGCAATATGAACTTTCCTTCAAG atttggCAGTGTGGTGGGACCATGGTAGATGCACCATGTTCACGTATTGGTCATATTTACCGCAAGTTTGCACCATTTCCAAACCCAGGCGTGGGAGACTTTGTTGGCCGG AATTACCGTCGTGTGGCAGAGGTCTGGATGGATGAGTATGCTGAATATCTCTATAAACGTCGACCATCTTATCGTAATATTGACCCAGGTGACTTGACAGACCAAAAGGCAATCAGAAAAAGGCTGGAGTGTAAACCATTCAAGTGGTTCATGAAGGAAGTGGCTTTTGATTTGACCAAAGTTTACCCACCAGTTGAACCACCAGATTTTGCTAGCGGTAAA ATACAGAGTGTGGCAAGCTCCAGCTTATGTGTTGATACAAGATACAAGCCTCACGGAGAGAGATTTGGCCTTCAGGAATGTGGTCGTGGAGGAGAACAGACTTTTCATTTAACATGGCACAAAGACATTAGGCCAGGCAAACGTCCTGTATGTTGGGATGTGTCTAGTGGAGATTCCCAGGCTCCTGTATTGCTGTATAATTGTCATGGTATGGGTGGCAATCAACTCTGGAGATACAATCCG GAAAAGCAGTGGCTTGTGCATGGTGGTAACCCACGTTGTCTGGACAGCAATCCTGGTAACAAAGAGATATTTGTGTCTACCTGTAATCCACAGCAAGAGACACAAAAATGGAAATTTGAGCGTTTTGATGCTGGAAGGTTAGCCAAATGGGACCAAGCAGGACCAGAATTATGA